The Algoriphagus sp. TR-M9 genome has a window encoding:
- a CDS encoding SDR family NAD(P)-dependent oxidoreductase has translation MKGKNIVIIGGTSGIGKAVADLAKEKEANLFLYSKSAEGVHQLDVTEADVKLEELPEQIDGLVYCPGSINLKPFHRISMEDFQSEMNINFFGAVKILQACLKNLKKSGNASVVLYSTVAVQTGMGFHAGIASVKGALEGLVRSLAAEWAPSKIRVNAIAPSLTDTPLAQQLVSTDEKRLASDKRHPLGRIGKPEDVAEATCFLLEEKSSWVTGQILHVDGGMSSLK, from the coding sequence ATGAAAGGAAAGAATATAGTTATCATAGGAGGTACCTCTGGTATTGGAAAAGCCGTAGCAGATTTGGCAAAAGAGAAAGAAGCCAATCTATTTCTCTATTCCAAGTCTGCGGAAGGAGTACATCAGCTGGACGTGACAGAGGCTGATGTGAAGCTGGAAGAACTGCCTGAGCAGATCGATGGGTTGGTGTATTGCCCGGGGTCGATTAACCTGAAACCATTCCACAGGATTTCTATGGAGGATTTCCAGTCCGAAATGAATATCAATTTTTTTGGGGCAGTGAAAATCCTTCAGGCCTGTTTGAAAAATCTAAAAAAATCCGGTAACGCCTCCGTAGTGCTCTACAGTACTGTGGCAGTACAAACCGGAATGGGATTTCATGCGGGGATTGCCTCTGTCAAGGGGGCATTGGAGGGGCTGGTACGTTCTCTCGCCGCAGAATGGGCTCCAAGCAAAATCAGAGTAAACGCTATAGCGCCATCCCTCACAGATACGCCTTTAGCTCAACAGCTGGTCAGTACGGATGAAAAACGCTTGGCTTCGGATAAAAGGCACCCCTTGGGCAGAATAGGTAAGCCGGAAGATGTAGCCGAGGCTACCTGTTTTCTACTTGAGGAAAAATCATCCTGGGTGACCGGACAGATACTTCATGTAGATGGAGGAATGTCAAGTTTGAAATAA
- a CDS encoding VCBS repeat-containing protein — translation MLFLHLGYGIQAQSDSKLKGKTLAESYCASCHANPSPTLLPKHIWQQKVLPQMAAFMGFKVAQDSLKVWENKSEEEIARVKKLGIYPSTPQISKEDFQAIISYFLEEAPVVLPPQIPKEAPSILDTFTPKKLFIEGIQSPQTSLVAINEERSELIIADANTNQVFVNVQQDQLFTLPATASPAVHFIKRAPNTYNFISVGSIAPSDLAQGAIYEMNLNQDSWEVQVEDLARPVFGAWADLQNDGKEDFVLCNYGNHGGNLAVFSDGNFKAEPLLLGGSGARKVELVDLNKDGKLDIVALFCQGNERLSVFYNQGNGSFEFEQILLQFSAVSGTSYFELQDMNADGLLDIITSNGDNWDYSSVPKPYHGFRIYSNNGNGDFEESWFYPQYGAAKVMSLDFDGDGDLDLASIAFYDDIENPAQQFLLFENVGNLKFLPKFIPEAAEGKWLTMDVGDLDGDGDSDIVLGSYAHNTLEYTKLLIRGVSEIPSVLILENQILPN, via the coding sequence ATGCTATTTCTTCACTTGGGCTATGGCATCCAAGCTCAAAGTGACAGCAAACTGAAAGGTAAAACTCTAGCCGAAAGCTACTGTGCTTCCTGTCATGCCAATCCATCCCCTACTTTACTTCCTAAGCATATTTGGCAACAAAAGGTCTTGCCCCAAATGGCTGCTTTTATGGGATTCAAAGTAGCTCAGGATAGTTTGAAAGTCTGGGAAAACAAATCTGAAGAGGAAATCGCCAGGGTCAAAAAGCTAGGAATCTATCCTTCCACACCCCAAATCAGCAAGGAGGACTTTCAGGCCATCATCAGCTATTTTTTAGAAGAAGCTCCCGTAGTTTTACCTCCTCAAATCCCAAAAGAAGCTCCTTCCATCCTTGATACCTTTACCCCAAAAAAACTATTTATAGAAGGAATCCAAAGCCCCCAAACTAGCTTGGTCGCTATTAATGAAGAAAGATCTGAATTGATCATAGCAGATGCTAATACGAATCAGGTATTTGTCAACGTACAGCAGGACCAGCTCTTTACTCTTCCTGCCACTGCTAGCCCGGCAGTTCATTTTATCAAAAGGGCACCGAACACCTATAATTTCATTTCTGTAGGCAGTATAGCACCCAGTGATTTGGCGCAGGGGGCTATCTATGAAATGAACCTGAACCAAGACAGTTGGGAGGTGCAAGTTGAGGACTTAGCAAGGCCGGTTTTTGGGGCTTGGGCAGATCTTCAAAATGATGGAAAGGAAGACTTTGTCCTTTGCAACTATGGTAATCATGGAGGAAACTTAGCTGTATTTTCAGATGGAAATTTCAAAGCTGAACCCCTGCTGCTAGGCGGATCCGGTGCTCGAAAAGTAGAACTTGTGGATCTGAATAAAGATGGGAAATTGGATATTGTAGCACTCTTTTGCCAGGGAAATGAAAGGCTATCTGTCTTTTATAATCAAGGAAACGGCTCCTTCGAGTTTGAGCAAATCCTACTGCAATTTTCTGCAGTGTCCGGAACCAGCTATTTTGAATTGCAGGACATGAATGCAGATGGCCTACTAGATATCATCACGAGCAATGGAGATAATTGGGATTATTCATCCGTTCCAAAACCCTATCATGGTTTCCGAATTTATAGCAATAATGGAAACGGAGATTTTGAAGAGTCCTGGTTCTATCCCCAGTATGGGGCAGCTAAGGTCATGAGCTTAGATTTTGACGGGGACGGGGATTTGGATTTGGCCAGCATTGCATTCTATGATGATATAGAAAACCCCGCACAGCAGTTCTTGCTTTTTGAAAATGTAGGTAATCTGAAGTTTCTGCCCAAGTTTATCCCGGAGGCTGCTGAGGGCAAATGGTTAACCATGGACGTGGGCGATCTAGATGGAGATGGGGATTCCGATATAGTGCTAGGATCCTATGCACATAATACCCTGGAGTACACCAAACTGCTGATAAGAGGAGTAAGTGAAATCCCCAGTGTGTTAATTTTGGAGAACCAAATCCTGCCCAATTGA
- a CDS encoding DUF4174 domain-containing protein, with protein MYKFILFPYFLMVPIANFAQDLSSHQWKNRLIIIQTKNPGDPLFKQQIHELQTHQKGLDERRIVVYQNTDQKYRQGLTLEGKWVSTFKESEKSPKENKEFQISLIGLDGGVKLQKNTVLSCDELFKTIDQMPMRQSEMKRKKDGSAEI; from the coding sequence ATGTATAAGTTTATACTTTTTCCCTATTTCCTAATGGTGCCAATAGCAAATTTCGCCCAGGATCTTTCATCCCATCAATGGAAGAACAGGTTAATTATTATTCAGACGAAAAACCCGGGAGATCCTCTGTTCAAGCAACAAATTCATGAATTACAAACTCATCAAAAAGGATTAGATGAAAGACGAATAGTCGTGTACCAAAACACTGACCAAAAGTATCGCCAAGGTCTTACACTGGAGGGAAAGTGGGTAAGCACATTCAAGGAATCTGAAAAATCACCCAAAGAGAATAAAGAATTCCAGATTTCATTGATAGGCCTTGATGGCGGAGTGAAACTCCAAAAAAACACCGTTCTCTCCTGCGACGAACTTTTTAAAACCATAGATCAAATGCCGATGCGCCAATCTGAAATGAAAAGAAAAAAAGACGGTAGCGCTGAGATTTAA